A genomic window from Streptomyces sp. MST-110588 includes:
- a CDS encoding dihydrodipicolinate synthase family protein: protein MPLPAPLTGVVPPLCTPLTADGQVDTRSLAALAERLIGAGARGLFVLGSSGEAAYLSDAQRRTVIETAVGAAAGRLPVLAGVIDMTTARVLDHARTARELGADGIVATAPFYTRTHPTEIAGHFTRLREGAGLPLFAYDIPMAVHTKLPASTVLDLAASGVLSGLKDSSGDDGTLRRLLVRVRARHPRFSVLTGSELSGDGALLAGARGIVPGLGNVDPHGYVRLYEHARAGRWREAAAEQDRLAALFAITEAGDAASMGRSSCALGAFKAALHLMGVIDCPATAPPQLPLGTPAVRTVRTLLKEAGLL from the coding sequence ATGCCCCTCCCCGCACCCCTGACCGGCGTCGTCCCGCCGCTGTGCACCCCCCTCACCGCCGACGGGCAGGTCGACACCCGCTCCCTGGCGGCACTGGCCGAGCGGCTCATCGGCGCCGGGGCGCGCGGCCTGTTCGTCCTGGGCTCCAGTGGTGAGGCCGCCTACCTCTCCGACGCCCAGCGCCGTACCGTCATCGAGACGGCCGTCGGCGCCGCGGCGGGGCGGCTGCCCGTACTGGCCGGAGTCATCGACATGACGACCGCCCGCGTCCTGGACCACGCCCGCACGGCCCGGGAACTGGGCGCCGACGGGATCGTGGCGACCGCGCCCTTCTACACGCGCACCCACCCCACAGAGATCGCCGGCCACTTCACCCGGCTGCGGGAGGGAGCCGGCCTGCCCCTCTTCGCGTACGACATCCCGATGGCCGTGCACACCAAGCTGCCCGCCTCCACGGTGCTCGACCTGGCCGCGAGCGGCGTATTGTCCGGCCTGAAGGACAGCAGCGGTGACGACGGCACCCTGCGCCGTCTGCTCGTCCGCGTCCGCGCCCGGCACCCGCGGTTCTCCGTGCTCACCGGTTCGGAGCTCTCCGGGGACGGCGCCCTGCTGGCCGGTGCGCGCGGCATCGTGCCCGGCCTGGGCAACGTCGATCCGCACGGCTACGTACGGCTCTACGAGCACGCGCGGGCCGGCCGCTGGCGCGAGGCCGCCGCCGAGCAGGACCGCCTCGCCGCCCTCTTCGCCATTACGGAGGCCGGTGACGCAGCCTCGATGGGCCGCAGCTCCTGCGCACTCGGCGCCTTCAAGGCAGCCCTCCACCTCATGGGTGTCATCGACTGTCCGGCCACCGCGCCCCCGCAACTGCCGCTCGGCACGCCCGCCGTACGGACCGTCCGCACGCTTCTGAAGGAGGCGGGGCTTCTATGA
- a CDS encoding sugar porter family MFS transporter, with protein MSTATLSSQHPPLPPRPRAAPHRTGRLFALTGAVVGVIYGYDTGSISGALVFLSKDFQLTEAEKGLVNSILVGGSILGALIGGKLADALGRKAAMLIVAGSYTVFVALSACAPNVVVLDAVRFLLGVAIGISIVAAPLYIAESTPARTRGACVAAYQVATVAGIALTYFVNWGLSDGGHWRWMLGLSAIPAALVLIPLFRLPDTPRWYVLKGRTDKAVEVMAMTDPDADPRAETEAVRAALARESGGTVRSLLGKPYGRAALFVVGLGFFCQITGINAVTYYSPQIFEEMGFTGDGQNFLLPSFVQLASLAATVAAILIIDRLGRRVVLLSGIATMVAMLAVLTAVFASGELRGATTWIGFGAVLLFTAAFNFGFGSLIWVYASEAFPARLRSTGASVMLTADLVANLLVAQFFPSLMARAGAAWTFGGLGVLALGALVFAALTAPETKGRQLEEIQGYWRNGGRWPATTPSGAEAAADV; from the coding sequence ATGTCCACTGCAACGCTCTCCTCGCAGCATCCCCCGCTCCCTCCCCGTCCCCGCGCGGCCCCGCACCGTACGGGCCGGCTCTTCGCCCTCACCGGCGCGGTCGTGGGCGTCATCTACGGCTACGACACCGGCAGCATCTCCGGCGCCCTGGTGTTCCTGAGCAAGGACTTCCAGCTCACCGAAGCGGAAAAAGGGCTGGTCAACAGCATCCTGGTGGGCGGCTCGATTCTGGGCGCGCTGATCGGCGGAAAGCTGGCCGACGCCCTCGGCCGCAAGGCCGCGATGCTGATCGTCGCCGGCTCGTACACGGTCTTCGTCGCCCTCTCGGCGTGCGCGCCCAACGTCGTCGTGCTCGACGCGGTCCGCTTCCTGCTCGGCGTCGCCATCGGCATCTCGATCGTCGCGGCCCCGCTCTACATCGCCGAGTCGACCCCGGCACGCACCCGCGGGGCCTGCGTGGCCGCGTACCAGGTCGCCACGGTCGCGGGCATCGCCCTGACGTACTTCGTCAACTGGGGCCTGTCCGACGGCGGACACTGGCGCTGGATGCTGGGACTGTCCGCGATCCCCGCCGCTCTCGTACTGATCCCGCTCTTCCGGCTGCCCGACACCCCGCGCTGGTACGTCCTCAAGGGCCGTACCGACAAAGCCGTCGAGGTCATGGCGATGACGGACCCCGACGCGGACCCGCGGGCGGAGACCGAAGCGGTACGCGCGGCGCTCGCGCGGGAGAGCGGCGGGACGGTGCGCTCACTGCTGGGCAAGCCGTACGGCCGCGCCGCGCTCTTCGTCGTCGGCCTCGGGTTCTTCTGCCAGATCACCGGCATCAACGCCGTGACGTACTACAGTCCGCAGATCTTCGAGGAGATGGGCTTCACCGGAGACGGGCAGAACTTCCTGCTGCCGTCCTTCGTCCAACTGGCCTCATTGGCGGCCACGGTCGCGGCCATCCTCATCATCGACCGGCTCGGCCGCCGCGTGGTGCTCCTGTCGGGCATCGCCACCATGGTCGCGATGCTCGCCGTCCTGACCGCCGTCTTCGCCTCCGGTGAGCTGCGCGGCGCCACGACCTGGATCGGGTTCGGCGCGGTCCTGCTGTTCACCGCGGCCTTCAACTTCGGCTTCGGCTCCTTGATCTGGGTCTACGCGAGCGAGGCCTTCCCCGCCCGGCTGCGCTCCACCGGCGCGTCGGTGATGCTCACCGCGGACCTCGTCGCCAATCTCCTGGTCGCCCAGTTCTTCCCCTCTTTGATGGCCCGGGCCGGCGCGGCATGGACCTTCGGCGGGCTCGGGGTGCTGGCGCTGGGCGCGCTCGTCTTCGCCGCGCTCACCGCCCCGGAGACCAAGGGGCGCCAGCTCGAAGAAATACAGGGCTACTGGCGCAACGGCGGCCGGTGGCCCGCCACCACGCCCTCGGGGGCGGAGGCGGCGGCGGACGTCTGA
- a CDS encoding MgtC/SapB family protein yields MSHTYLTAPLFDFHNGQGMRQFAELAIALLLSSLIGLEREVQQKSAGLRTHTLVGVGSALFMEVSVHGFGALLGTDGVALDPSRVAAQIVSGIGFIGGGLIFVKKDAVRGLTTAATIWLTCAIGMACGGGLPLLALGATAVHFLIVRGFPKLTERVLPAPAEGRIELRLTYRSHSGLLGRMLETCTRSGFRVTDVQVEPGSGDGSGYDDGDRGRVPAEVLLALEGPGSAHPLVEELSELDGVRGVVLGRQADRTE; encoded by the coding sequence ATGTCGCACACGTACCTCACTGCCCCCTTGTTCGACTTCCACAACGGCCAGGGGATGCGTCAGTTCGCCGAGCTGGCCATCGCGCTGCTGCTCTCCTCGCTCATCGGGCTGGAGCGGGAGGTACAGCAGAAGAGCGCCGGGTTGCGGACGCACACTCTGGTGGGTGTGGGCAGCGCGCTGTTCATGGAGGTGTCCGTACACGGCTTCGGCGCGCTCCTGGGTACGGACGGCGTCGCCCTGGACCCCTCCCGCGTCGCCGCGCAGATCGTCTCCGGCATCGGCTTCATCGGCGGCGGACTGATCTTCGTCAAGAAGGACGCGGTCCGCGGGCTGACGACGGCTGCCACGATCTGGCTGACCTGCGCCATCGGCATGGCCTGCGGGGGCGGCCTGCCCCTGCTGGCCCTCGGCGCGACGGCGGTCCACTTCCTGATCGTGCGCGGCTTCCCCAAGCTCACCGAACGGGTCCTGCCCGCACCGGCCGAGGGACGGATCGAACTGCGTCTGACCTATCGAAGCCACAGCGGTCTCCTCGGCCGAATGCTGGAGACGTGCACCCGCAGCGGCTTCCGGGTGACCGACGTCCAGGTGGAGCCCGGGTCCGGGGACGGATCCGGATACGACGACGGGGACCGGGGGCGGGTGCCGGCCGAGGTCCTGCTCGCTCTGGAAGGCCCGGGATCTGCGCATCCGCTGGTGGAGGAGCTCTCCGAACTGGACGGCGTACGCGGGGTGGTCCTGGGGCGGCAGGCGGACCGTACGGAGTAA
- a CDS encoding sugar isomerase, giving the protein MSGMSYMEQELSSQPETWLEAARIGAGRSPLPEPGQRVAVVGCGTSWFMAQSYAALREAAGQGVTDAFAASEAFLGGDRGYDVVLAITRSGTTTEVLRLLSDVKGRIPTVTVLGDPDTPATELSDDTVTLPFADERSVVQTRFATTALTLLRAHLGEDVTGAVRDARQALSVPVEPQWVDAEQFSFLGTGWTVGLASEAALKMREASQSWTESYPAMEYRHGPISIAAPGRVTWLFGQAPEGLEADVARTGAQFVHHDRDPLADLVLVQRVALERARARGLDPDNPRSLTRSVLLDTPAAR; this is encoded by the coding sequence ATGAGCGGGATGTCGTACATGGAGCAGGAGCTGAGCAGTCAGCCGGAGACCTGGCTGGAGGCGGCACGGATCGGCGCCGGGAGGAGCCCGCTGCCCGAGCCGGGGCAGCGCGTCGCCGTCGTCGGCTGCGGCACCTCCTGGTTCATGGCGCAGTCCTACGCCGCGCTGCGCGAGGCCGCCGGGCAGGGGGTGACGGACGCGTTCGCCGCGTCCGAGGCGTTCCTCGGCGGCGACCGGGGGTACGACGTCGTCCTGGCGATCACGCGCTCGGGCACCACGACCGAGGTGCTGCGCCTGCTGAGCGACGTCAAGGGGCGCATACCGACCGTGACGGTCCTCGGTGATCCGGACACACCGGCCACGGAGCTCTCCGACGACACGGTCACGCTGCCCTTCGCCGACGAGAGGTCCGTGGTGCAGACCAGATTCGCGACCACGGCGCTCACGCTGCTGCGCGCCCACCTCGGCGAGGACGTGACCGGAGCGGTGCGTGACGCACGTCAGGCGCTGTCCGTCCCCGTCGAGCCGCAGTGGGTGGACGCCGAGCAGTTCTCCTTCCTCGGTACGGGCTGGACCGTGGGCCTGGCCAGCGAGGCGGCCCTGAAAATGCGGGAGGCGTCGCAGAGTTGGACGGAGTCCTACCCTGCGATGGAGTACCGCCACGGCCCGATCTCCATAGCCGCGCCCGGCCGTGTCACCTGGCTGTTCGGGCAGGCTCCGGAGGGTCTGGAGGCCGATGTGGCCCGTACGGGCGCGCAGTTCGTGCACCACGACCGGGACCCGCTGGCCGATCTGGTCCTGGTGCAGCGTGTCGCCCTGGAGCGCGCACGCGCCCGTGGCCTGGACCCGGACAACCCCCGCAGCCTGACCCGCTCGGTCCTGCTCGATACACCGGCCGCCCGATAA
- a CDS encoding polysaccharide deacetylase family protein — translation MLKPTGTRRKRVLAALVAAVFLTLSAGGCASFDVTSPHDAREEASADAKGGTGPVDCAKAKCVALTFDAGPSENTPRLLDILKKEKAHATFFMLGENHVVKRPADVRRIAAEGHELANHTWSHEILTDLEPDQIRKELVRTQDAIAKITGKKPTLMRPPQGKTDRTVSDVSRDLGLSQVLWSVTAKDYETNDSALIQKRVLEQTERDGIILLHDIYKGTVPAVPGILKELKKRGYTIVTVSQLMAPAKLQPGMVYRP, via the coding sequence ATGCTGAAACCAACGGGAACCAGGCGGAAGAGGGTGCTGGCCGCACTGGTGGCCGCCGTCTTCCTGACGCTGTCCGCCGGCGGCTGCGCCTCGTTCGACGTGACGTCGCCGCACGACGCCAGAGAAGAGGCGTCCGCCGATGCCAAGGGCGGCACCGGTCCCGTCGACTGTGCCAAGGCCAAATGTGTCGCGCTGACCTTCGACGCCGGTCCCAGTGAGAACACCCCCCGGCTGCTGGACATACTGAAGAAGGAGAAGGCGCACGCGACCTTCTTCATGCTCGGCGAGAACCACGTCGTCAAGCGTCCGGCCGATGTCCGCCGCATCGCGGCCGAGGGCCACGAACTGGCCAATCACACCTGGTCGCACGAGATCCTGACCGACCTGGAGCCGGATCAGATCCGCAAGGAACTGGTCCGCACCCAGGACGCCATCGCCAAGATCACCGGCAAGAAGCCCACGCTGATGCGCCCGCCGCAGGGCAAGACGGACAGGACCGTGTCGGACGTGAGCCGCGACCTGGGCCTCTCGCAGGTCCTGTGGAGCGTCACCGCCAAGGACTACGAGACCAACGACTCCGCGCTCATCCAGAAGCGGGTGCTGGAGCAGACCGAGCGGGACGGCATCATCCTGCTGCACGACATCTACAAGGGGACGGTGCCCGCCGTACCGGGAATCCTCAAGGAGCTGAAGAAGCGCGGCTACACCATCGTGACCGTGTCCCAGTTGATGGCGCCGGCCAAGCTCCAGCCAGGCATGGTGTACCGGCCCTGA
- a CDS encoding endonuclease V has product MDDSGTISRDDELSHWPTDESGARAVQDRLRPHVRLDEAGPEPGFDGTVVGVDVAYDDARDVVAAAAVALDARTLAVLDQATAVGRISFPYVPGLLAFREIPTVLAALDRLTRTPDLVVCDGYGQAHPRRFGLASHLGVLTGLPTIGVAKNPFTFTYEPPGEERGATSPLLDRTVADSLPADGSHPADGSLPSDGSLPSDGAGPLPDRGADPRPQEQEVGRALRTQRGVKPVFVSVGHRVSLDRACAHTLRLTPKYRLPETTRAADALCRRALESA; this is encoded by the coding sequence ATGGATGACTCCGGAACGATCTCCCGCGACGACGAGCTGAGCCACTGGCCCACCGACGAGTCCGGGGCCCGCGCGGTCCAGGACCGGCTGCGCCCGCATGTACGACTGGACGAGGCCGGCCCGGAACCGGGCTTCGACGGCACGGTCGTCGGAGTGGACGTCGCCTATGACGACGCGCGTGACGTGGTGGCCGCCGCGGCCGTCGCCCTGGACGCCCGTACGCTCGCGGTCCTCGACCAGGCCACCGCCGTGGGAAGGATCTCCTTCCCGTACGTCCCCGGTCTGCTCGCCTTCCGGGAGATCCCCACCGTGCTCGCCGCCCTGGACCGGCTGACCCGCACACCGGATCTGGTGGTCTGCGACGGCTACGGACAGGCCCACCCCCGCCGCTTCGGACTGGCCAGCCACCTCGGTGTGCTCACCGGCCTGCCGACGATCGGGGTCGCCAAGAACCCCTTCACCTTCACGTACGAGCCTCCCGGCGAGGAACGCGGTGCCACCTCGCCGCTCCTGGACCGTACCGTTGCCGACTCCCTCCCGGCCGACGGCTCTCACCCGGCCGACGGCTCCCTCCCGTCCGACGGCTCCCTCCCGTCCGACGGCGCCGGGCCCCTGCCGGACCGGGGCGCGGACCCCCGTCCGCAGGAGCAGGAGGTCGGGCGGGCCCTGCGCACCCAAAGGGGCGTCAAACCCGTCTTCGTCTCCGTAGGACACCGTGTCAGCCTGGACCGGGCCTGTGCGCACACGCTCCGGCTCACGCCCAAGTACCGGCTCCCGGAGACCACCAGGGCCGCCGACGCGCTGTGCCGCCGGGCGCTGGAGAGCGCCTGA
- a CDS encoding saccharopine dehydrogenase NADP-binding domain-containing protein, with product MAERPYDLVLFGATGFAGALAAEYLAAHAPEDCRWALAGRSTAKLERLRERLTEIAPGCAALPLLQADITDHAAVRALAADARVVATTVGPYLTYGEPLVAACAEAGTDYADISGEPEFVDRMYLRYDATARRSGARLMHACGFDVVPHDLGVRFTVEHLPQGVPLRVDGFVRSHGAISGGTLASALTSAARPLGMVRAARERRRTEPRPDGRTVRASLGVPVRSGATGVWGVPLPTLDPQMVARSAAALERYGPDFRYRHYAGVKRLPVAVGAVLGAGTAFALAQVPPARRLLSSRLAPGQGPGPQRRARSWFAVRFVGRGGGRQVVTEVRGGDPGYDETAKMLAESALCLAFDDLPATSGQVTPAVAMGEALTARLRQAGVGFRVVEES from the coding sequence ATGGCGGAACGCCCTTATGACCTCGTCCTCTTCGGCGCGACCGGCTTCGCCGGGGCACTTGCCGCCGAGTACCTGGCCGCGCACGCGCCCGAGGACTGCCGCTGGGCACTCGCCGGACGCAGCACGGCGAAACTGGAGCGCCTGCGCGAACGCCTGACGGAGATCGCTCCGGGCTGCGCCGCCCTGCCTCTGTTGCAGGCCGACATCACCGACCACGCCGCTGTCCGGGCTCTGGCCGCGGATGCCCGGGTCGTGGCCACGACCGTGGGCCCGTATCTCACCTATGGGGAGCCACTGGTGGCCGCCTGCGCCGAGGCCGGCACGGACTACGCCGACATCAGCGGCGAACCCGAATTCGTCGACCGGATGTATCTGCGGTACGACGCGACGGCCCGCCGTTCAGGAGCGCGTCTCATGCACGCCTGCGGCTTCGACGTCGTCCCGCACGACCTGGGGGTGCGGTTCACGGTGGAGCACCTGCCCCAGGGCGTACCGCTGCGCGTCGACGGATTCGTACGGTCCCACGGGGCGATCTCCGGTGGCACCCTGGCGTCGGCGCTGACCAGCGCCGCACGCCCGCTGGGGATGGTGCGGGCGGCCCGCGAGCGACGGCGTACGGAACCGCGGCCGGACGGCCGTACCGTACGGGCCTCGCTGGGCGTCCCCGTCAGAAGCGGTGCCACGGGAGTGTGGGGCGTGCCGCTGCCGACCCTGGACCCACAGATGGTCGCGCGCTCGGCGGCTGCCCTGGAACGCTACGGGCCCGACTTCCGTTATCGCCATTACGCGGGGGTCAAGCGGCTGCCGGTGGCCGTGGGGGCGGTGCTCGGGGCGGGCACGGCGTTCGCCCTCGCCCAGGTGCCGCCCGCGCGGCGCCTGCTGTCCTCCCGGCTCGCTCCCGGGCAGGGGCCGGGCCCGCAGCGGCGGGCCAGAAGCTGGTTCGCCGTGCGCTTCGTCGGCCGGGGCGGCGGCCGGCAGGTGGTCACCGAGGTGCGCGGCGGCGACCCGGGATACGACGAGACGGCCAAGATGCTCGCGGAGTCGGCGCTGTGCCTGGCCTTCGACGACCTTCCCGCGACCTCGGGGCAGGTGACGCCGGCGGTGGCCATGGGGGAGGCGCTGACGGCGCGGCTGCGGCAGGCGGGGGTGGGGTTCCGGGTGGTGGAGGAGAGCTGA
- a CDS encoding sialate:H+ symport family MFS transporter has protein sequence MSTRGPRGSPDVPRDPRDVTPRKARWYREVTARQWKAMFAAWIGYLLDGFDFVLITLVLTEIADDFGLSTVTAASLVSGAFITRWLGGAVLGALGDRYGRKAAMITSILLYSLGTFACGFAWGYTSLFVARLVIGTGMAGEYSAGATYVLESWPPRMRNRASGFLISGYAGGTVLAAELYKWVVPHWGWRWMFWIGGLPVFVALWVRRSLPEAGDWEAETAGTAERPHPLRPLLATRLRRRLNTALALLALAALFCVFTPVGAGAVPWLSVLAALCLTAFAVQLGGRRRWVLYVSLMATVFCAFLYSWPIQALLPTYLKTELGYTPSQVTDVMFYAGFGTMAGCWLAGFAGDRLGTRRAYACTLLASLAFVFPVFAVRHSLLWLGVLIFVLLALSQGISGILPKYIAGHFSTTDRAASLGFVYNVGALGGAVAPVLGARLAEGMPLGRALAVLTFVLTLVVVVLVGGDVPRRLARLLDRDTPGDQLVPVTGDACGDVRT, from the coding sequence ATGAGTACGCGGGGCCCCAGGGGCAGCCCGGATGTCCCGCGTGACCCGCGTGATGTGACGCCCCGGAAGGCCCGCTGGTACCGCGAGGTGACGGCCCGGCAGTGGAAGGCGATGTTCGCCGCGTGGATCGGCTACCTCCTGGACGGCTTCGACTTCGTCCTCATCACCCTCGTACTGACCGAGATCGCCGACGACTTCGGTCTGAGCACGGTCACCGCCGCCTCCCTGGTGTCCGGCGCGTTCATCACGCGGTGGCTGGGCGGCGCCGTCCTGGGCGCGCTGGGCGACCGGTACGGCCGCAAGGCCGCCATGATCACCAGCATCCTCCTGTACTCGCTCGGCACCTTCGCCTGCGGATTCGCCTGGGGGTACACCAGCCTGTTCGTGGCCCGCCTGGTGATCGGCACGGGGATGGCCGGGGAGTACAGCGCCGGCGCCACGTACGTGCTGGAGAGCTGGCCACCCCGTATGCGCAACCGGGCCTCCGGCTTCCTGATATCCGGGTACGCGGGCGGCACGGTCCTGGCGGCCGAGCTGTACAAGTGGGTGGTGCCGCACTGGGGCTGGCGCTGGATGTTCTGGATCGGGGGGCTGCCGGTCTTCGTCGCCCTATGGGTGCGCCGCTCCCTGCCGGAAGCCGGCGACTGGGAAGCCGAGACGGCAGGCACCGCCGAGCGGCCCCACCCCTTGCGGCCACTGCTGGCCACACGCCTGCGCCGCAGGCTCAACACGGCCCTGGCCCTCCTCGCCCTCGCCGCTCTCTTCTGCGTCTTCACGCCCGTCGGCGCGGGAGCCGTCCCGTGGCTGTCCGTCCTGGCCGCCCTGTGCCTGACCGCGTTCGCCGTACAGCTCGGCGGCCGGCGCCGATGGGTGCTGTACGTGTCCTTGATGGCGACCGTCTTTTGCGCCTTCCTCTATAGCTGGCCCATCCAGGCGCTGCTGCCGACGTATCTGAAGACGGAGCTGGGATACACGCCCTCTCAAGTGACGGACGTGATGTTCTACGCGGGCTTCGGCACCATGGCGGGCTGCTGGCTCGCGGGCTTCGCGGGAGACCGGCTGGGGACCCGCCGTGCGTACGCCTGCACCCTGCTGGCCTCCCTGGCCTTCGTCTTCCCGGTCTTCGCCGTCCGGCACAGCCTGCTGTGGCTCGGTGTGCTGATCTTCGTGCTGCTCGCCCTCAGTCAGGGCATCTCCGGCATCCTGCCCAAGTACATCGCCGGTCACTTCTCCACCACGGACCGCGCGGCGTCACTCGGGTTCGTCTACAACGTCGGGGCGCTGGGCGGGGCGGTGGCGCCCGTCCTCGGCGCCCGCCTCGCCGAGGGCATGCCGCTGGGCCGGGCGCTGGCCGTCCTCACCTTCGTGCTGACCCTGGTCGTGGTCGTCCTGGTCGGCGGGGACGTTCCGCGGCGGCTGGCCCGTCTGCTGGACCGCGACACGCCGGGGGACCAGCTCGTACCCGTTACCGGCGACGCCTGTGGCGACGTGCGTACGTGA
- a CDS encoding CaiB/BaiF CoA-transferase family protein, whose amino-acid sequence MAGTGHGPLSGVRVVELAGIGPGPFAAMLLADLGADVVRVDRPGGAGLRIDPAHDVTNRNKRSVLVDLKSKEGPGRVLELVERADVLIEGYRPGVAERLGVGPEECLARNPRLVYGRMTGWGQEGPLADTAGHDIGYIAVTGALGMIGSPDGPPAFPANLLGDYAGGSLYLVVGILAALQYARAEGGSGQVVDAAIVDGTAHLTAMIHGMLAAGGWQDRRGANLLDGGAPFYGTYETADGGHMTVGALEKRFYTEFVRLLGIQDTAPDREDPAAWGELREAVAAAFRTRTRQEWTAVFEGSDACVAPVLSLREAPGHPHLAARGTFVEHAGVLQPAPAPRFSRTPGAVRRPPALPGADAEEVARDWQLTDGATSRAGLKTPPPGASTPPRPSSSSAASPSPSSAPSPSSVPSRPSPSRPATPQGTGPRRPRT is encoded by the coding sequence ATGGCAGGGACAGGGCACGGTCCGCTGAGCGGGGTGCGGGTGGTCGAGCTCGCCGGCATCGGGCCCGGCCCGTTCGCAGCGATGCTCCTGGCCGACCTCGGAGCCGATGTCGTACGGGTGGACCGGCCCGGCGGGGCGGGGCTGCGCATCGACCCGGCGCACGACGTCACCAACCGCAACAAGCGTTCCGTCCTGGTGGACCTGAAGTCCAAGGAGGGGCCCGGCCGCGTACTGGAGCTCGTCGAGCGCGCCGACGTGCTGATCGAGGGCTACCGCCCCGGCGTCGCCGAACGTCTCGGTGTCGGCCCCGAGGAATGCCTGGCCCGTAACCCCCGGCTCGTCTACGGGCGGATGACGGGGTGGGGGCAGGAAGGCCCGCTCGCCGACACCGCGGGACACGACATCGGCTACATCGCCGTCACCGGCGCACTGGGGATGATCGGTTCCCCGGACGGCCCGCCCGCCTTCCCCGCCAACCTCCTCGGGGACTACGCGGGCGGCTCCCTCTACCTCGTCGTCGGCATCCTCGCGGCCCTCCAGTACGCCCGCGCGGAAGGCGGCAGCGGCCAGGTGGTGGACGCCGCGATCGTCGACGGCACGGCCCATCTGACCGCGATGATCCACGGCATGCTGGCGGCCGGCGGCTGGCAGGACCGGCGCGGCGCCAACCTCCTGGACGGCGGTGCGCCCTTCTACGGTACGTACGAGACCGCCGACGGCGGCCACATGACGGTGGGCGCGCTGGAGAAGCGGTTCTACACCGAGTTCGTCCGGCTGCTGGGCATCCAGGACACGGCGCCCGACCGGGAGGACCCGGCCGCCTGGGGGGAGCTGCGCGAAGCCGTGGCCGCGGCGTTCAGGACCCGTACGCGCCAGGAGTGGACAGCCGTCTTCGAGGGGTCCGACGCCTGCGTCGCCCCGGTGCTCTCCCTCCGGGAGGCGCCCGGGCATCCGCATCTCGCCGCCCGGGGCACCTTCGTCGAGCACGCGGGCGTCCTGCAGCCCGCGCCCGCGCCGCGCTTCTCCCGCACCCCGGGCGCGGTACGGCGTCCGCCCGCCCTCCCCGGCGCGGACGCCGAGGAGGTGGCCCGCGACTGGCAGCTCACCGACGGCGCCACGAGTAGGGCCGGCCTCAAGACCCCGCCGCCGGGGGCGTCCACGCCACCACGACCGTCTTCGTCGTCCGCCGCGTCCCCTTCCCCGTCGTCCGCTCCGTCCCCGTCGTCCGTGCCGTCGCGCCCGTCGCCGTCGCGCCCGGCCACGCCGCAGGGAACCGGTCCCAGGAGGCCCCGCACATGA
- a CDS encoding YciI family protein, with translation MFVLELAYTAPLERIDALLPRHAVWLKEHYAAGDFLAAGRKVPRDGGVIIASVRDRATAEKIVAEDPFVIEGVCEYRITEFVATTTAPALDGYREELPA, from the coding sequence ATGTTCGTACTAGAATTGGCCTACACCGCCCCCCTTGAGCGCATCGACGCGCTGCTGCCGCGCCATGCGGTCTGGCTGAAAGAGCACTACGCCGCGGGTGACTTCCTGGCCGCGGGCCGTAAGGTGCCGCGTGACGGCGGCGTCATCATCGCCTCGGTCCGCGACCGCGCGACGGCGGAGAAGATCGTGGCCGAGGACCCCTTCGTGATCGAGGGGGTGTGCGAGTACCGGATCACCGAGTTCGTGGCGACCACCACGGCACCGGCGCTCGACGGCTACCGGGAGGAACTGCCCGCATAA